The window ATGGATAATGCCCGACACGACAGCAATCCAACCAACACGAATGGGATGGATGATCCGCTCCAGCGGATCGCGGCGCTGGAACGTCGGGTCGTGGTGCTGACGCGCGAGAACGAACGGCTGGAGACGTTCCTGGCGGTTCTGCGCCACAGGATCTTCGGCCGGTCCTCTGAGAAGATGAGCCCGGACCAGCTCAGCCTGCTCGATACGCCAGCACCTGCGCCGACCGATCCGGGCGAGGCGGCCCCTTCAGGCGAGGACACGATCGGACGGCGCCGGCGAGGTCGCGGGGGTCGGCGTCCTCTGCCCGACACTCTGCCGCGGGTGATCCGGGAGATCCCGCCCGCCAGCACGCAGTGCCCGTGCTGCAGCCGGGAGATGGCCCGGATCGGCCAGGATGAGAGCAGGCAGCTCCACCTCGTGCCGGCCCATGCCGAGGTTCACGTCACGCTCCGGCCCAAGTTTGCCTGCAGGGCGTGCGGCGAGCTGGCCCAGGCGCCGGCGCCCGACGATCGACCGATCGAGCGTGGCCTGCCCACCGCCGGTACGATCGCCCAGGTCGTCATCGCCAAGTACCTCAACCACATGCCGCTGCACCGGCAGGCGGCGCACTACGCCCGGCTCGGCGTGCTGCTCGCCACCACCACGCTGTACGGCTGGGTTGAGGCGGCCGCGCGCGATCTGGCGCCGGTTGCCGACCGCCTGCTCGAGCTGCTGCTCCGGCGGACCAAGATCCATGCAGACGACACGCCGGTGACCGTGCTCAATCCGGGCCGGTCCGGCACTCACGACGGCCGCTTCTGGGTCTATGCCGACGACACCCGGCCGCGCGGTGGCAGCGAGCCCTCGATCGCGGTGTTCCGCTTCTCCGCCGGACGGGCCGGCAAGCATCCGGCTCAGCACCTGGCCGGCTTCAAGGGCACGCTGCAGGCCGACGCCTTCTCCGGCTTCGATCACCTGTACCGGGGCGGCGCTATGGTCGAGGCCGGCTGCCTCGGCCACGCCCGGCGCAAGCTGGTCGATCTGGTGCGCGCCAAGGGCTCGCCGGTTGCTGCCGAGGGCGTGAAGCAGATTGCCGCGTTGTACCGCATCGAACGGCGGATCTACGGGTTGCCGCCTGCGGAACGCCTGGCGGTGCGCCAAAGCGAGGCGGTGCCGCTGCTCGATGCTCTGCGGGCCTGGCTGACCGAGCGGCTGAGCCAGGTGGCGCCGCGCAGCGAACTGGCCAAGGCGCTCGGCTACATGAATGCCCAGTGGGATGCCCTGGTCCGCTACGCCACCGACGGCACGCTGGAGATCGACAACCTGACGGCCGAGCGGGCACTGCGCGGGATAGCCGTCGGCAGGAAAAATTGGAACGTGATCGGCTCGGATGCTGCCGGCAAAGTCGCCGCCGTGATCTACAGCCTGGTGGAAACCTGCCGCTTGAACGGGATCAACCCGGAAGCCTACCTGACCGACGTCATCGGCCGGGTCGGACGGACCAGGATCCAGGCGCTCGATACCTTGCTGCCGTTCAACTGGCGGCCGCCCGACGCCGGCAGTTCCGCCGATCCGGGACGCATGAACATCGCCCCTCACGCCGCTGCCGCCGCCTGATCCGCTCGCGCCGGGGTCTATACCCATCGGCAAACCTCCCGCTGCCAATTACCAGGAATCTACCCGCGTGGGGGCGCTTGAATAGGTGCCTTCGTCGCTGGTTTACTCAACTACTCTGCGGTGAAAGGCAGGAAGGGGTGACAGTGGTATGGCGCTGCCGCCGTTGTCCGTCGTGATACCAGGGCAAGGGGCTCCATCAGCCTCGGAAAGCGTACAACCGCGATCGCTTCTCCATCAACCTGCCAACGCCCGTTGGGTTATGAGCAGCAAGAGGGGCAGGGTGCCGTCAGGTAGGTAAGTTTGGGGGCTATTGCCATTTACTCCTGACTACCATCGGGTTCGAGTTCGGGTGATTTCCTCCGCTGCGTCCTCGGGCGGGTAGGGGGCGGGTGTTTCAGTATCATCCCGGCGCCGGGACCGCGGTTTGGGCGTGTTCCTGCTCTCAGCGTCGACATCGCTGCTGACCCGCGTGGTCGATTACCACAGCGAATAGGCGTTCTCGCGCCGCGCCTGGCTTTCCGGCAGCAGGGCAGGGGACACCCGGCAGTCCCGCGCCCTGCGGGATTCTCATTTAGCCCGCTATCGAGGCGGTCTCAGCCATGGGGTCCACCTCAGAATGGCCGGCCCAATTGGGGAGGCGCGAAATCACTGGGGTTTCACTGGGATTTGCCTCTGCCGCCGGTGGCGATCTGAGCAGCGGTCCGTAGCGAGCAAGCCGCCGGCTCAAGCTTCCAGCCGCGCCACGGTTTCCAGATCTCGCTGACGCTGTCTGACCCGCCGCTCATAGCTCGCCTGGTTCTTGGTACAAACAAGGGTGTAGGGGCGACCCGTGCGGTCGGTGGCGACATCCAGATCACAGCCCGCCTGACGAATCACTGCCTCGACATGTCCGCGCCGCGCCTCAGCCGCTTTCAGGGTCCACGTTTTTTGTGCGGGATCGTCGAGGAACTGGGCAAGGTCGCGGCAGTCGGGGCACGAACAGGGAAGCTGGCTGTTCCGCCGCCAGTCCTTCGGCGCCTCAAGCGGTTCAGCAATACGGGCACGCAGGTGGTCCAACGCGGCGGCGCGCAGTTGCTCCACAGCCGGCAGGCTCATGGGCGGCAGGCTTTTTGCGGATCTCGTGCCGACGAGATTCACGAGAGCGGGAATGAGCACACCGTCCTGATCGTATGACTTTGACCAAGCCAGCATGTGGTCGACCGCACGCATCGCCAGTGACTCGTCGACCCCTCCCAGCGCGATCACGACATCGGCCACGAGGCCGGCCGACGGGGGCCGAGGCCGGTTCCACCAGGGATGTTGTGACTCCATTTGGGTCGGATCGCCTGGAAGGGCTGCGAGCAGAGCCTCGGCCGCTCCCGCAAGGCTGGTACGGCCGCTGAGCGGCCAGGTCGCGGCGCGGGCCAGCAGTGCCGCGCACGCTTCCAGCGATGACGACGCCTTTGCGCGGATGATCCGCTCGATCAGCGTGGCGGCCTGTTCAGGCGCCAGAAGGCCAGCCGCCTCGACCATGGCGCCGGTGTCGCCCTTGGCAAACCCACCGTCTTCGGCTAGACGATCCAGGAATGCCGCGATGCTTTCCGTGTCAGCAAACCGCGTCAGCGCAGTCAGCAAACGAGTGGCAGGGCCGGGGGGGTCATCATGGCCGCCTTGCCGCTCCGCCCAGTTCCCAATGATGTGACCGGCCAGTTCGTGCCCCTGTTCCCACAGCGGAGACGATTGCACACCGTCAGCGTCCTCCCAGCGCCTTGTCAGATCTTCCAGATACGGCAGGGTAACCGACAGACCCGCCTGATTCAGAACCGCCAAGAAATGTGCGTTCGGCCACAGCACCAGCGCTGCCCGACGGTAGGTGCGCTCGAAGGATGCCCCTTCGTTGCCGGTGGCCTCGTGGAAATGCTCCTCGTCCGGCTCCAGCCCGTCGAAGGCATCGGGTGGCAACAACTCGTCATCGCCGAAGGGGATGTCCGCCAGCGAAGCGGTGCCCCCATTCGGCCGACGCCATTCGGTGAGAACCGCACGGCGGTCGTTGACCTCCAGCGCCTCCAGTTCCGGCTCTGACCAGCGGGAGCGGTACGATCCGCCGTCTCCGGTGTATTCGGCGATCCCGCTCTCCTTAATGGACACCAGCGCCAGATGCAGGGCGAAGTCAGCCCGCCGCGCAGCGGCGGCGAGCACCCCGGCCACTGCGGCATCGGCGCCCTTCAGCGCCCCGAATCCCAATTCGGCGGGAGTATAGGCATGTTCCAGCGGGTAGA is drawn from Skermanella sp. TT6 and contains these coding sequences:
- the tnpC gene encoding IS66 family transposase; amino-acid sequence: MDDPLQRIAALERRVVVLTRENERLETFLAVLRHRIFGRSSEKMSPDQLSLLDTPAPAPTDPGEAAPSGEDTIGRRRRGRGGRRPLPDTLPRVIREIPPASTQCPCCSREMARIGQDESRQLHLVPAHAEVHVTLRPKFACRACGELAQAPAPDDRPIERGLPTAGTIAQVVIAKYLNHMPLHRQAAHYARLGVLLATTTLYGWVEAAARDLAPVADRLLELLLRRTKIHADDTPVTVLNPGRSGTHDGRFWVYADDTRPRGGSEPSIAVFRFSAGRAGKHPAQHLAGFKGTLQADAFSGFDHLYRGGAMVEAGCLGHARRKLVDLVRAKGSPVAAEGVKQIAALYRIERRIYGLPPAERLAVRQSEAVPLLDALRAWLTERLSQVAPRSELAKALGYMNAQWDALVRYATDGTLEIDNLTAERALRGIAVGRKNWNVIGSDAAGKVAAVIYSLVETCRLNGINPEAYLTDVIGRVGRTRIQALDTLLPFNWRPPDAGSSADPGRMNIAPHAAAAA
- a CDS encoding 2OG-Fe(II) oxygenase; this encodes MSSLVLELAAVLGTIRRPGDFFASGTAELLAPMMEVVGVGPIALPLLPVQAEQLIAVAERAPYGRGEETLVDPAVRRTWQIDAGRVHIGGRHWPRTLERIVSSAAEGLGVDGPVEAELYKLLIYAEGDFFVRHRDTEKAPSMFATLVIVLPSVPASTGGELIVRHKGREVRLDLRSEEPSEVRYAAFYADCVHELTPVTQGHRLTLVYNLTRPGPVPLPEPPDYNRETARTAILLKDWAEAAGELEDDILDEDSLVDDRPEKLIYPLEHAYTPAELGFGALKGADAAVAGVLAAAARRADFALHLALVSIKESGIAEYTGDGGSYRSRWSEPELEALEVNDRRAVLTEWRRPNGGTASLADIPFGDDELLPPDAFDGLEPDEEHFHEATGNEGASFERTYRRAALVLWPNAHFLAVLNQAGLSVTLPYLEDLTRRWEDADGVQSSPLWEQGHELAGHIIGNWAERQGGHDDPPGPATRLLTALTRFADTESIAAFLDRLAEDGGFAKGDTGAMVEAAGLLAPEQAATLIERIIRAKASSSLEACAALLARAATWPLSGRTSLAGAAEALLAALPGDPTQMESQHPWWNRPRPPSAGLVADVVIALGGVDESLAMRAVDHMLAWSKSYDQDGVLIPALVNLVGTRSAKSLPPMSLPAVEQLRAAALDHLRARIAEPLEAPKDWRRNSQLPCSCPDCRDLAQFLDDPAQKTWTLKAAEARRGHVEAVIRQAGCDLDVATDRTGRPYTLVCTKNQASYERRVRQRQRDLETVARLEA